tctactaataaaattattgcacatgaatgagaattagaattatatcaattaatataattagaataattaaaaatattcataattgaTAGTTagtttaataatgtattaaatattaattttatataattataatgaagatatttttttaaattagtataatcatacattatttattaaatactaattataatataattatagtaaatTCATTTGGGAGGAacaaaaatttatgaaaaattgacaccttattttaattagttggagaaaaaatttagttttaatatattaaatagataAGTAGAAGTAGATAGAACCGatagatatatattttatagtaaAATTGATAATGAAAtgtcatatttttatattttaattatttttacattatatgtgtttttcatttttagtaatttattttagtataaatattattaaattaaatttttaaagataatattttattaatttattatataaaatttataaaattatatatacaaattatatatcaaatttattaattaagtttattttagattaatttagaattcaatttgAATATCTAAAATAggataactaaaatatttagtCCGGGGAGCTAGATGAAATATTAGAGAAGGCcaaaaatatttacataataaaataagactaaaataaaagtttaagaaaaattaaattaaaatttacatataatttatatataaaagattaaaaataggGACCATTGTCCTCCTTTGTCACTATGTGACTTTATATTTAGAttgaatttttagttaattaaacTCCATCTTAATAATAGtagttaaaattttgatttaattctaaaaataatattgtacttttaaatgaataaaataattttataaaatttacattagatcaaataattttataatttaaatattattacagTTTTATGTTTTAGGTATTTAATTTACATTTCGATTTTGCATAAATTCTGGATTTTTGCTGCCTTGATAGCCCCAACTAAACTAAAAGTGCACCCTTTAAAGCCGCGCAGCCCACCCGCTTCTCTCCGTCTTCGTTTATGGGAAGGCTGAGCACATCCTCTTGGATAAGTGGACGGCAAAAATGAAGCACATGCCTACGCTTCTGATGAGGTCATTCTCAGCTTGTTCTTTGCCAGCTACCCCAACCACACTTCAAGAAATTGCCTACTCAAATTCCAAAGGTGTTACTTCTGCTTCATTTATTTCAACCGCTAACAATTCTCTCTCTTATTTCAATCTGTTTGTTCGGTTCCTTTGGATGTGCTCGCTCACTTGAAATTCGCCCCTTCAATGAGATGCATTTGCTCATGCCTATTTGTGTTTGCGTTTATCGGAAACTTGCATTTGCATATCTATACATTCCGCTTtacactttttgaaaataaaattgagtGGGTTCTATTTTTGAGTCGGAGAGTTACTTTGTTACCGAGAAGTAACTTTGGTGAAGATGAAGACGGGAAAAACTTTGTGCCTTGTTGGATTCTAACATGAAGTTGGCTTTTAGTGATAACATTGGCATGTATTGGACTATTTGTGTTGTGTAATAATGGTAGTTCTCTGATCGATGCTGAAAACTCCGGTTTAAAATGGCAACAATTTTGTAGGACCTGAGCCCATGATGCATGTAATAACAACTGGGTACATGTATGTCATCTTCAACTTAAAAAGGGATACTTTGCATATTAATATAACCAAAATTTCGTGTTttaaactcaattcttgctcactatattaataaaataaaaaacactctAGAAAGACTTACTCGGATGGCTTCTTCAGTTCACTCCAAGGACGAGATCATGAGATAATGACAGAGTTCTAGATTGAGGTCAAAAGTCATGTCGTGTTCAACTTGCTGAATTTATTTCATGAACAGTTTGGATTTGGTAGGTTTTGCAAAGGTTGTGCTAAAGAAGGGAAAAACACAACTCTTTAAGGATGGCAACCCAATGGTGTATAGCGGAGCAGTTGATAGAATAATTGGGAGGCCACCACCTAAGACTGGAGACATTGTTTTGGTAGCTGATGGGACTGAAAAGCCAATTGGTTGGGGCTTGTATAACTCAGTTTCGATGTTCTGTGTTCGGCTCATGCAACTTGAAGTTGAAGCTACTAGGTTTGtatattttgttcattttcttcGGTTTCCAGTTACCTTGTTGACTGGGTCCTTTTTTTTTCCTCcccctttttgaaaattttttatgatacaGTGACTCATCATGTGCATTGAACATGGAGAAACTGCTTGAAAAGAGAATTAATGAAGCTGTTGATTTGCGTAGAAGGTTGGGTCTTCCTTCAGTCCATACAAATGCTTATCGTCTAATAAATAGCGAGGGTGACAGGTGAGGGATGCAAGGGTTGAGCTTTTCTTTGTTGCCTTTCCGTTTCTCAGCTTTTTCAATGTACCAGCATCGCTAAATGATTAATGTATCTGGATATTTTACAACTAATGATTTGGTATATTTGGTTTCATCAGCACTCGGCCTTGTTTTAAACCCTTtaaattgtgtatatatatatatgcccaGCTCACCATTTTAGTGTTAAGGTTCATGTTTTTTGCATATTAACGTATTATATTGCTTTTATCTTCGAAAATTATCAAGAAGGTTTTTCTTGATACATGATCCATTGCATTGAGAATGTGGGTTTAAGATAGAGAAGAGGAAGTTTGGTGAGAAAATAAGAACTGAGTATATGAATACAATATTCTGATGTATCATGGTGGGAAACAAGAGAGAAAAACTAACCTCAAtttataataatagaggaaCCCTAGTCTAAACAAATAAGGAAATAATCATGAAACAATAGTAGATATCTCAGCTAATCCTGAGAGATACTATATGATAGATAAATCATAAGATATACTCTTTATTTCTAACACAGTATATGACTAACACCATCAATGTACTAGATTGGACATGTTATAGTGTTATACACCAAATTCATATCTCTCTTCTCTGAATATCTAGTATCATACAACTCATATTAAGCAGGTTTATTAATGATAAGTGATAACCACTCTTTTGTTGCTCAAACCACAAATGATTGTACTACTAACGCCATAATGTATTAGTATTGGATACATATTAAACACTAAATGCAACTCTCTCTTTTTAGAATGTCTAGTATTGTACAGCTTCGTATACTTAGCACCTTTATTACTCATAAGCACTCTTTCTTGCTCAAATGATATTGACGAAAAGAGGTTCacttgcatgattttaattggGTATTTGTCCTCTACAGATTATCAGGTTTGATTGTTGATGTCTTTGGAGATGTAGCTGTAGTTGCATCATCCGCAGCTTGGGTTGAGAAATACAAATCAGAGATAGAGGCGTGCATCTGGAAAATCAACTATATCAATCATGTAAATTGGAGGCCATCTGTTGATATTTTAAAGGAAGATGGAGTTGATTTGTCTCATTCAAAGGAATTACATTCATCTAACTGTCCTGAAAGAACAAAGGTATGCAGGAGTCCAGTAAGTAACTGTTCAGAATTTGAAATTTTCTTTCCTGTTGCTTGCTGATTAACAGGAATCTCTGAAGACTCGAGTGTGATTACACTTTAGTTATAGAATATATATAGTGGGAGCAGGGAAATTTGAGTAACTATATACTGGAGGCTGTTAGTGTCAGTTATGACAGCTGTCGTTGATCTAACTACTCCTGAACTTAATTGCGAGCTATGAAGCACAGACACTTCGCTAAGTTGCCGTGTCGGCGTGTCAGACACATTTTGGACACAACGTGCATAGACACTTGTCCGACATGTGTGTCTTCCGTGTCCATACATGTCCTGtccagaaaaacaaaaagattgcCCGGACACGGTCTAGACACAGAGGACATGGCCCAGACATGGAACTTCAGTGATTTTTACCAAAAGTGAAATTATAAGATAgtaaaacctaaaaaccctaactTTTCTCCTTCCACCCCAAATACCCTCTTTGGCTCCACTGTCCACACCCACTCACCCTCTCCTCACTGCCGGTCTGCCGCCACCTTTGGTCGTTGCCGCTGTACGAGTGTTCGTTGTCAATCTCCACACCTTCGGTCGTTGCTTCCATGGGTGTTCGTCGTCCCTCCCCACACCCACTCACTCTCAATCTCAGCATCTCTTCCTCACTGCCGCCACTTCCGCAATGCTTGTCATCTCGCTGCTTCCATGTCCTCTCCGGTCGCTACTAATTTCTTCTTAACCACTAACTATATAGGTATTATAGTCATTGATGGTTGAGAGAAGACCTACACGAGTTTCTCCTCATCAAGATATTGAGATCACTAATGAGAGAGTTAAATGCTTGAAGAGGTATTTTCCTGATGAAGCAGAGAGGAGAAAAGTAAACGTTGAATTTGCAAGCTTTTCTGATGGTAGAGGTGTCTTTGATGATTATGACTTCTTGAATGATAGAGGCATAGTCGATGCAAAATCTTGGTGGCTAATTTATGGTGGTAAATCAAAACTTCTTCAACCAATTGCTCTTAGGCTACTAGGGCaaccatcttcatcttcttgttGTGAAAGGAATTGGAGCACTTATTCCTTTATCCGTTCCCTAAAAAGAAACAAGTTGAAGCCTAAATGTGCAGAAAATTTAGTATTTGTCCACACTAATCTTCGTCTTCTTTCAAGAAAAACTTCACGATACAATAAAAGAGAAACTATGATGTGGGATATTTCCGGAGATGATTTTTCACCAATTGATGAAGAAAATGGTATCCTTGAAGCTGCCCACCTTTCTCTTGATGAATCGGAGTTGGAAAGAGTAACTTTTTCTAATGATGAAGATATCAATCATATATGATAGAGAAATAGTATGACTTTAGATAACTTTTTTGTGTATATGTGATGTATAAAACTCTTACTAACTCTATTAAGACATAAAGAGTATatgattttatcttttaaataccTATACACTTTAGGAAGAAATGCATATCATAtggttgtttttgaaaatagttATTGGTTTAATATTaatgaatatattatttatatatgctTGTTCCTGTGTCCGACAATTTTTTAGAATTGGTGTGTCGTCGTGTCCCGTGTCCTGTGTCCGTGTCCGTGTCCATGTTTGTGCTCCATAGATCGCTAGCTTTCTCTATTGACTGCTTTGAACTAAGCTCTCTAAGGCTTTGCATCTGTTACAAGTAGTATTCCTCTCAAAGTTTAGAAACCAAAACTGCTTTTATGATTAATCTGCAGGTTACTACTCTTCTGGGTTGCGTGCAATGAACAGCTTTCCCTGGGACACCTTTTCCTTTTCAAAGAGCAGGCTTAACTAACAGAACTTAAGGAGAGTTAAGGATGAGAGAAAACACATAATGAATTCATATTAGTTCGGTTGAGAGTTGAGACTTGCCTACATCCACTACTCAACAATCCTTGAGATTTTTAACTACACTTTCACCACGTACAAGATGTTTTGGTCCATGCCTCCTCAATCTTCCTCATTTGTCATTGATCTCACTAGGACTGACACCTCTCGGATATTCTTTCCTCAATCTTTTCCAGCTAAGCGTACAATTGTCAGTTTACTGAGTGCATAAAACAACCCAAAATTAAAGACTAAGTTTTCTCAGATATGAACTTTTAAACTGAGATATTCAGTTTAGTCTTTCTGGACTAACTGAAGTGTTCTGCAGTGACTAATGTTCATTGATTCAAGTTCACCTGATCTTTTCTGCACTAGCTGATGTATTCTGGACAAGCTGATGTCCTTTGATTCAGCTTTAGCTGATGTTTTCTGTTCTGTCTTCTGGTTTAGCTTCAGCTTATGTTGTTGTTTGCTCTGGCTGTTGTATACTTGCACAAGCTGATGTCTTCTGGTTTGATGCAGCTGATGTGTCCTTGCAAAGTTGATGTCTAAACTGATGTATCTCAGTTCACCTAAAGTGACAACTGAGCTTTACTAAATTCAGTTATAGTTTTAAAACTGAATCTTTTGCATCCAAGATTATATATTTTACTTGATGAAATAATTTGAGTGTCTGGTTGAATCAAAACTCTTGAAATGAGTTTCATAAATCATGTGTAACCATGTTTAGACTTTCTTGAAcatctcaaaaaataaaatactgtttgctaaaaataatttttgttaactTACAACATGTAGCAAACCATTAGCTATCAATGAATTTTTTGTGGAATGTTGTTCCAATCTTTCAGATTATGGAAAATGGGATTGTATACACGGTTTCACTGAAAGGCCAGAAGACAGGATTTTATGCAGACCAGCGTGAGAATCGACAGTTTATATCAAGCATTTCAGATGGTCAAAAGGTTCTTGACCTTTGTTGTTACAGCGGTGGGTTTGCTCTAAATGCAGTACGTGGAGGTGCCATAAATGTCACTGGTACATTATATGTTCGCTAATTCTCGTTCATTTTTAATGTCTATGATTATGTATTATGATGTAGGAAATAGGTTGTTCAACCAACTCATGCGtgaaatttagaaagaaatgAAACATACAACTTGATAATATCCACTAGCAAATCAGATTTAACACAATGGTGAATAATCCTATTTTGGAACTAAAGTTCTGAAATGTTTAAGTGAAATTTTAGACTGCTATAGCTAGTACTCAAGAGTTCCGAACTGTTTGGTTCATGTAAAGATTGCACTTGCCATGTGCACACTAATGATTTGAAGCAGACTCATGTTTGTGATGATCCCACGACTATTACCAGCATTACTCCTGACTAAGTTTATGTCTATCATTTCTGACTGATCCTATCCTGGTCGTTAGAGATTAAGACTGAGAATAAATGACTCAGTATTGTTCCCCTTGATATCCCTAATATTTATTAAACATAGTTGTCAATAGTACCCATAATAGTGACTAGAGCATAGTTACATAGAACATAATATGCTCTGACATGGGTATGGGTATGGGCATGAGATATGCTACTTGTCAAATATATGGTATGTTGGGTTGTACTTCTTCGGTATATGCGGTATGTTTTCGAACGCCcttaactcaaataaaataaaataaataaatataaataacttgTGTTCTTCACCTTTTTCTTAGTTTAGCTATACCCATTTaccttctcctttcttcacctcatttttttctttaatttcttgtgaatttgtttgtttccttTGCCTCTTCCTAAATCCAAACATCTAAGGAGTGATCATTCAACAGCAGCCCCGTCACATTGTGTTTTAAAGAAAGTGACTTGTAGCTGCAAATTGTGCCTAGTGTAATTTCAGGCTCAAAAGCCTGACTTTACCTTTCCACATTGTGCTACTATGCTTTTCATGAGGAATTCTTAATGATTGTTTGGTACATGGAATTAGGTATGGAATTGATACAGAGAATTGGAATTTGGGCAGATGGATTTCGTAGTTTGTGTTTTGTGGCTATTTTTCATGTCATGGTGATTCAACAAACTTTTTTATATTGGTTGTCGATGGCCTAACATAACTTTGCTTTTATTTGAGCTTGGAACTGGCCAAGTCGAACAAAGACTTAGTGTAGGCAGAGTGTAAAGAGAATAAATGGGCTAAACAAAGTTATGTTCTATGAAAGGGCCCCATAATGCCGTTTGATCCATGTGGCCGATCTATCGAGTGGAATCAAACTTTGTTATGTTGGTGGTGGTGTTATTTGGTGGCCCATTTAGCATTCAATTCGCCAATCATGAATCCGTATGAGAATTCCAtggaattaataaaagaaaaacagcCCTAGCCCTTTTCAATTGTTTACACAATATAAGTTCCTAATTTCATGCCTcagatttttctattttttattttatatatattttggttCTCTGAtgtgattctctctctctctctctctctctagttTAGCAACCCAAACTTCATGCCATGATAAAGTTGGCATCACTTTACTGGACAACTCAAATGGGTTAAAAATAgcaattaagattcaatttaaCTACTGTAATATTAGAAAAcataaactttttatttatcaaaaataaaaaaataataccatTAATTTATAGATTTTTACACAAAAAGCACTCGCTTGGTTTTTCCTATAGGTTTTGTTTTAAGTAGCTCCTTTCATAATATGGATCTATGGTTCTTTGCAtactttttcattatttatttatttaatttttttatatacatcgAGAAACCGTTCTCATCATGGAGTAATTTTGTTAGGTATTGACACATCATTGCCAGCGCTGGATCTTGCTAAAGAAAATGTGGTGCTAAACAATTTGGATCCAGGAAGAATATCATTTTTCAGAGAAGATGCAACTGAATTTATGAAGGATGCTCAGTTAAGGGATGCATCCTGGGATATTGTCATCATTGACCCTCCTAAACTGGCGCCAACAAAGAAGGTATGAATTATGGCTTGAGACAAAGTTATGACGCTTGGTTTCAGTTAACTCAAGGAGTGAGTTGCTGACCACATTGCTTCAGGGTTTGCCATTTTAGCTTGTGGATGAAACCATAGATATTTGTTAATCCTACTTCTTGAACTATATGCAAATTATGAGCAGCCACTACCTCTAACTAAAATTATTCTTTGAGAGTGACATATCTGCCGCTGCACTCTACAGTACTTTACTATATGATACTTACTACTTAGGGGTGGGCATGGTTTTAGATTTTAATATAAAGTCGTATACGGGTTCAAGAAGTAGGATTAACTATACTTGCTCAAAGTCGTGTTTCACAAGACACTCTTTTCATA
The Arachis duranensis cultivar V14167 chromosome 5, aradu.V14167.gnm2.J7QH, whole genome shotgun sequence genome window above contains:
- the LOC107491320 gene encoding uncharacterized protein LOC107491320 isoform X3, encoding MVYSGAVDRIIGRPPPKTGDIVLVADGTEKPIGWGLYNSVSMFCVRLMQLEVEATSDSSCALNMEKLLEKRINEAVDLRRRLGLPSVHTNAYRLINSEGDRLSGLIVDVFGDVAVVASSAAWVEKYKSEIEACIWKINYINHVNWRPSVDILKEDGVDLSHSKELHSSNCPERTKIMENGIVYTVSLKGQKTGFYADQRENRQFISSISDGQKVLDLCCYSGGFALNAVRGGAINVTGIDTSLPALDLAKENVVLNNLDPGRISFFREDATEFMKDAQLRDASWDIVIIDPPKLAPTKKALHGASGMYRKLNSFAMQLTKRGGLLMTCSCSGAMTQSGTFLHILQGAAAMAGRKITVLRQAGAACDHPIDPSYPEGAYLSNILLRVT
- the LOC107491320 gene encoding uncharacterized protein LOC107491320 isoform X1, with the translated sequence MKHMPTLLMRSFSACSLPATPTTLQEIAYSNSKGFAKVVLKKGKTQLFKDGNPMVYSGAVDRIIGRPPPKTGDIVLVADGTEKPIGWGLYNSVSMFCVRLMQLEVEATSDSSCALNMEKLLEKRINEAVDLRRRLGLPSVHTNAYRLINSEGDRLSGLIVDVFGDVAVVASSAAWVEKYKSEIEACIWKINYINHVNWRPSVDILKEDGVDLSHSKELHSSNCPERTKIMENGIVYTVSLKGQKTGFYADQRENRQFISSISDGQKVLDLCCYSGGFALNAVRGGAINVTGIDTSLPALDLAKENVVLNNLDPGRISFFREDATEFMKDAQLRDASWDIVIIDPPKLAPTKKALHGASGMYRKLNSFAMQLTKRGGLLMTCSCSGAMTQSGTFLHILQGAAAMAGRKITVLRQAGAACDHPIDPSYPEGAYLSNILLRVT
- the LOC107491320 gene encoding uncharacterized protein LOC107491320 isoform X2 produces the protein MKHMPTLLMRSFSACSLPATPTTLQEIAYSNSKGFAKVVLKKGKTQLFKDGNPMVYSGAVDRIIGRPPPKTGDIVLVADGTEKPIGWGLYNSVSMFCVRLMQLEVEATRRLGLPSVHTNAYRLINSEGDRLSGLIVDVFGDVAVVASSAAWVEKYKSEIEACIWKINYINHVNWRPSVDILKEDGVDLSHSKELHSSNCPERTKIMENGIVYTVSLKGQKTGFYADQRENRQFISSISDGQKVLDLCCYSGGFALNAVRGGAINVTGIDTSLPALDLAKENVVLNNLDPGRISFFREDATEFMKDAQLRDASWDIVIIDPPKLAPTKKALHGASGMYRKLNSFAMQLTKRGGLLMTCSCSGAMTQSGTFLHILQGAAAMAGRKITVLRQAGAACDHPIDPSYPEGAYLSNILLRVT